A genomic stretch from Thermodesulfatator atlanticus DSM 21156 includes:
- the speD gene encoding adenosylmethionine decarboxylase: MRAPTPICQIDRIPAQEAPKAKETGFISTHLLVEMWQAPFAVLADAKEVEQALRYGGCGSYRADEGEVISYQFSPYGVSAKATFGDAHIFIHTWPENGYAAIDIFAGSHDEAYEIFERLKEAFKPHYVHALEMKRGQLVEMEET; encoded by the coding sequence ATGCGCGCTCCTACTCCAATCTGCCAGATTGACAGAATTCCCGCCCAGGAGGCCCCAAAGGCCAAAGAAACTGGATTCATTTCTACCCATCTCTTGGTAGAAATGTGGCAAGCTCCCTTTGCGGTTTTAGCGGATGCCAAGGAAGTAGAACAAGCGCTCCGGTACGGCGGATGTGGTTCTTATCGTGCAGATGAAGGGGAAGTTATCAGCTATCAGTTCTCTCCTTACGGAGTCTCAGCCAAAGCTACTTTCGGCGATGCCCACATTTTCATTCATACCTGGCCTGAAAACGGCTATGCTGCCATTGATATTTTTGCAGGCAGCCACGACGAAGCTTACGAAATTTTTGAACGCCTAAAAGAGGCTTTTAAGCCTCATTATGTTCACGCCCTTGAAATGAAAAGAGGACAACTCGTGGAAATGGAGGAAACTTGA